One Syntrophales bacterium genomic region harbors:
- a CDS encoding universal stress protein — MIKTILLAIDGSSTSKKAAGYTLWLAKYLGAKVILLHVIDETLLRSLFGVAEGSTDRLVLAPVEENLKEGANIYLEEIEKEFKRENIHCEILICSGVPAAEIAREAERKQVDLIVMGTHGRGLIGATFLGSVAYGVIHHDAKIPILLVPRDIQ, encoded by the coding sequence ATGATAAAGACTATATTATTGGCCATTGATGGTTCATCCACATCGAAAAAGGCTGCGGGTTACACCTTGTGGTTGGCGAAGTATCTCGGTGCAAAAGTCATTCTACTTCATGTTATTGATGAGACGCTTTTACGTTCATTATTCGGTGTCGCCGAAGGATCCACTGATAGGTTAGTGCTCGCTCCTGTTGAGGAGAATCTAAAAGAAGGCGCTAACATCTATCTAGAAGAGATCGAAAAGGAATTTAAAAGGGAAAATATTCACTGTGAAATACTGATCTGTTCGGGTGTCCCGGCAGCTGAAATTGCTCGTGAAGCTGAAAGAAAACAAGTTGATCTCATTGTAATGGGCACACATGGGCGTGGTCTCATTGGTGCAACGTTCCTGGGTAGTGTTGCATATGGTGTTATTCATCACGATGCAAAGATCCCCATATTACTAGTGCCGAGGGATATTCAGTAA
- a CDS encoding thiolase family protein translates to MRKFEKNREDIVCVSAVRTPFGRFGGSLRDVDIYDLGAVAMSKVMERVNLEPALIDEIWWGNGDTTNAKDPYTPVIARQSMLKAGIPPETPSVTFDQACISGMTAALYAFRSIRGGYAEVVMAGGSTSFSTVPFLLRGIRWEGKRHTSFLVEDPLIPLGYKDYAPVAVDSGNVAVEYGITREEQDEFAYLSHVKYGQAWKSGFFKNEMISYTITTKDKKGNVISTTVLDIDEQYRPEIKLDELAKLKPVFGNPTITAGNAPGMNDGAAAQIFMKREKADSLGLEVLYTIVAASSIAVQPRIMPVTPAFAIKRCLDEVGLQVDDMKFIEINEAFACVPLVSAKLLANTRFLESDYSEMVREVSRKPILDYDPDRYLEIKQKLNVNGGAIAVGHPNTASGARIMMTAAYNLRQNGGGYAACAICGGLSQGAGCIIWVE, encoded by the coding sequence ATGAGAAAGTTTGAAAAAAACAGAGAAGATATCGTCTGTGTTAGTGCGGTCAGGACTCCATTTGGTCGTTTTGGGGGAAGTCTCCGGGATGTGGACATATATGATCTGGGTGCAGTAGCAATGAGTAAAGTAATGGAACGTGTCAACCTTGAGCCTGCCCTTATTGATGAGATCTGGTGGGGGAATGGTGATACAACAAATGCAAAGGATCCCTACACGCCGGTAATTGCACGACAGAGTATGCTTAAGGCAGGTATACCTCCAGAGACACCCTCCGTGACATTTGATCAGGCTTGCATTTCTGGAATGACAGCGGCCCTTTACGCTTTTCGCAGTATCCGGGGTGGTTATGCGGAGGTTGTTATGGCTGGCGGCTCTACTAGCTTCAGTACTGTGCCTTTTTTGCTTAGGGGTATTCGCTGGGAGGGTAAAAGACATACGTCATTTTTAGTTGAGGATCCTCTCATTCCCCTGGGCTACAAAGATTATGCGCCTGTGGCTGTGGATTCGGGGAATGTGGCAGTCGAGTACGGGATCACAAGGGAGGAACAAGACGAGTTTGCTTATTTGAGTCACGTGAAATACGGGCAAGCGTGGAAAAGTGGTTTTTTTAAGAATGAGATGATTTCGTATACTATAACAACTAAGGATAAAAAGGGGAATGTTATTTCCACCACGGTGCTAGATATCGACGAACAGTACCGTCCTGAGATAAAGCTTGATGAACTCGCCAAGCTCAAGCCTGTATTTGGAAATCCTACCATCACGGCCGGTAACGCGCCAGGGATGAATGATGGTGCGGCTGCCCAGATTTTCATGAAAAGAGAGAAGGCGGATTCTTTGGGTTTGGAGGTACTTTATACGATCGTTGCTGCTTCGTCTATTGCTGTTCAGCCGAGGATAATGCCCGTAACTCCCGCTTTTGCCATCAAGCGCTGCCTAGATGAAGTTGGACTTCAAGTAGATGATATGAAGTTCATCGAAATCAACGAGGCCTTTGCGTGCGTGCCTCTAGTATCTGCAAAGCTTCTGGCTAATACTCGTTTCCTTGAGAGTGATTACTCGGAAATGGTTCGGGAAGTTTCCCGGAAACCTATTCTGGATTATGACCCAGACCGGTATCTTGAGATTAAACAAAAGCTCAACGTAAACGGTGGTGCCATTGCCGTCGGTCATCCCAATACAGCGAGTGGTGCGAGAATTATGATGACAGCTGCCTACAATTTGCGACAAAACGGAGGGGGGTACGCGGCATGTGCCATTTGTGGTGGTTTGTCACAAGGTGCGGGTTGTATAATCTGGGTGGAGTGA
- a CDS encoding acyl-CoA dehydrogenase family protein, with the protein MDFRLTEDQKMLRDTVRRIAETEFAPKAANVDAFEEFPKQNLRLLVENGLLGIQVPEEYGGAGAGMLSLVIAVEEIARVCASTSVILTTQALASDPLLLGGTEEQKRTYLYRMASGQCLGACAITEPGAGSDVAGMKTFAKKVDGGYVLNGSKIFITNGGEAEIIIVLAYTDREKGHNGISMFIVEKGDPGFSVGKQEHKMGIRGSDTRELTFEEIYLPEDRLLGGEGNGFRILMKTFNYTRPAVGAQAVGVAQGALDAAIKYAKERVQFGKPIASFQGIQWMLAEMALGVEAARTLVYRAASTIDTEPDSPDIPRIASMAKWFASDTAMKVTTDAVQIFGGYGYSREYPVERMMRDAKITQIYEGTNQIQRVIVAAQILK; encoded by the coding sequence ATGGACTTCAGACTCACAGAGGATCAGAAAATGCTACGTGATACTGTTAGGCGTATTGCGGAGACAGAATTCGCACCCAAAGCGGCTAATGTTGATGCCTTTGAAGAATTCCCTAAACAGAACCTTAGATTGCTGGTGGAAAACGGTCTTCTTGGGATTCAGGTACCGGAGGAGTATGGTGGTGCAGGTGCGGGAATGCTTTCTCTTGTGATTGCTGTAGAGGAAATAGCCAGAGTCTGTGCATCCACATCGGTTATACTCACCACGCAGGCACTCGCAAGTGACCCTCTTCTTCTTGGGGGTACGGAGGAACAGAAAAGAACATACCTCTATAGGATGGCTTCGGGACAGTGCCTTGGGGCTTGCGCCATTACAGAACCGGGTGCAGGTTCCGATGTGGCCGGCATGAAAACGTTCGCAAAAAAAGTAGATGGTGGGTACGTTCTCAATGGTTCGAAGATTTTTATCACCAACGGTGGAGAGGCTGAGATCATAATAGTTCTTGCGTACACTGATAGGGAGAAGGGGCATAATGGTATAAGCATGTTTATTGTTGAGAAAGGAGACCCGGGTTTTTCTGTGGGCAAGCAGGAACACAAGATGGGAATTCGGGGATCTGATACTAGAGAGTTGACTTTCGAGGAGATTTATCTTCCCGAGGATCGACTACTTGGGGGAGAGGGAAATGGTTTCAGGATATTGATGAAAACGTTCAATTATACGAGACCTGCCGTGGGCGCTCAGGCCGTTGGTGTTGCTCAAGGTGCCCTGGACGCAGCCATCAAATACGCAAAAGAGCGTGTTCAGTTTGGAAAGCCGATCGCGAGCTTCCAGGGAATACAGTGGATGTTGGCGGAGATGGCTCTCGGAGTCGAAGCTGCGAGGACACTGGTTTATCGTGCAGCATCTACTATCGATACAGAACCCGATTCCCCTGATATTCCCCGTATTGCTTCGATGGCGAAATGGTTTGCCTCCGATACAGCGATGAAGGTTACGACAGATGCCGTTCAGATTTTTGGAGGCTATGGATATAGCAGGGAATACCCTGTAGAACGGATGATGCGGGACGCAAAAATAACGCAGATCTACGAGGGTACAAATCAGATTCAGAGAGTAATCGTCGCTGCTCAGATTCTAAAATAA
- a CDS encoding 3-hydroxyacyl-CoA dehydrogenase family protein, giving the protein MGEKIAVIGIGTMGSGIAQVAAESGFEVHIVDTSTSILERGLGSIKNFINRKVAKGSLTQDQADEIISRLYVFTDLEEAVKGAVMVVEAVFEKVELKQEIFKKLDRICSADVILASNTSTIPISRLSSVTERPERVIGTHYFSPVPLMRLVEVIRGEMTSDETTNRTVDLCKRFGKTPIVVKDIPGFIVNRFLCLIYNEACNMILNGTATAEDIDQAMKLGCNWPMGPAEIMDLAGVDVCAFAMEAMYEMTKEERYKPSPLFRKMIEENRLGRKTGIGFYNYQKK; this is encoded by the coding sequence ATGGGGGAAAAGATAGCGGTTATAGGTATAGGGACTATGGGTTCAGGTATCGCCCAGGTTGCTGCAGAGAGTGGATTCGAAGTCCATATTGTGGATACCTCTACGTCTATCCTCGAGCGAGGACTAGGCAGCATTAAAAATTTCATCAATAGGAAAGTGGCAAAAGGATCCCTCACTCAGGACCAGGCAGATGAAATAATTTCTCGGTTATACGTTTTTACAGATCTGGAAGAGGCTGTAAAAGGTGCCGTTATGGTTGTTGAGGCAGTTTTCGAGAAGGTGGAACTGAAACAAGAGATATTCAAAAAACTGGATCGTATTTGTTCCGCTGATGTGATTCTGGCAAGTAATACTTCTACGATTCCGATTTCGCGATTGTCTTCAGTAACGGAAAGACCAGAACGGGTAATTGGGACTCATTATTTTAGTCCCGTTCCGTTGATGAGATTGGTTGAGGTCATCCGCGGGGAGATGACCTCCGATGAAACAACCAATCGGACGGTCGATTTATGTAAGCGTTTTGGTAAAACGCCGATTGTGGTGAAAGATATACCTGGGTTCATTGTAAATCGGTTTCTCTGTCTCATCTATAACGAAGCCTGCAATATGATCTTAAACGGTACAGCGACTGCAGAAGATATCGATCAGGCCATGAAACTCGGCTGTAACTGGCCGATGGGACCAGCTGAGATTATGGACCTTGCAGGAGTTGACGTTTGCGCGTTCGCTATGGAAGCGATGTATGAAATGACGAAAGAGGAGCGTTACAAGCCGTCGCCCCTATTCAGGAAAATGATAGAGGAGAACCGTTTAGGACGAAAAACGGGAATAGGTTTCTATAACTATCAAAAGAAGTAG
- a CDS encoding enoyl-CoA hydratase-related protein, producing MGNSEVVVYEKRDSIAIVTINRPEALNALNTEVNVGLLEALYRAEAESDISVVILKGSGGKAFIAGADIREMMDKNPMEAREYALAAKKVVDKIWNLRKPVIAAINGYCLGGGLEYALACDLRTATEKSRFGLPEINLGIMPGSAGTQRLSRIIGITRAKELCFLGEMIEAQKALKIGLINYIFPEVSFLEDTIALAEKIAMRSPHAITLIKSAINKGLEMDLESASLFEIDCFALCFSTEEQKSKMRDFVNKKKTP from the coding sequence ATGGGAAATTCAGAAGTTGTAGTTTACGAAAAGAGAGATTCCATAGCTATTGTTACAATCAACCGCCCAGAAGCGCTGAATGCGCTCAATACAGAGGTTAACGTTGGGTTGCTAGAAGCTCTTTATAGGGCAGAGGCAGAGAGTGACATTAGCGTTGTTATTTTAAAGGGTTCGGGAGGGAAAGCGTTTATTGCGGGAGCTGACATAAGGGAAATGATGGACAAAAACCCTATGGAAGCACGGGAGTATGCCCTTGCGGCTAAAAAGGTGGTCGATAAGATCTGGAACCTGAGGAAACCAGTTATAGCCGCAATAAACGGTTACTGCCTCGGTGGTGGTCTCGAATATGCGTTAGCCTGTGATTTGCGCACTGCAACGGAAAAGTCTCGGTTTGGTCTTCCGGAGATAAACCTAGGTATAATGCCAGGATCAGCGGGTACACAGCGTCTTTCCAGAATCATTGGAATTACTAGGGCAAAGGAGCTTTGCTTTTTGGGTGAGATGATAGAGGCACAGAAGGCCCTTAAGATTGGTTTGATTAACTATATTTTCCCCGAAGTGTCGTTTCTTGAGGATACGATTGCTCTGGCCGAGAAGATTGCAATGCGGAGTCCTCATGCCATCACACTTATTAAATCGGCCATCAATAAGGGATTGGAGATGGATCTTGAATCGGCTTCTCTATTTGAGATTGACTGTTTTGCCTTATGTTTTTCAACTGAAGAGCAAAAAAGCAAGATGCGTGATTTTGTTAACAAGAAAAAAACACCGTGA
- a CDS encoding ketoacid-CoA transferase: protein MKTDYSTFTRQEMMIVAAARELRDGEKVIVGTGLPLLASVLAKKTHAPNMVVLYESGAIDCRPLKTPFSVADSVLVPGAAMQGGLMDALGMVHAGEVDVGFLGGAQIDKYGNLNTHVIGDYRSPRVRFAGSGGSNDIGTGCKRSIIIMLHEKQRFPERVDFITTPGYFNGGRERERYGLPGGGPSVVISTLGVLRFHPETREMYLESYHPGVTVEEIKAATGWDLKIADDVKETEHPDEELIRILREECDPTGVFLKK from the coding sequence ATGAAGACCGATTATTCAACATTTACACGGCAGGAAATGATGATCGTAGCGGCAGCAAGAGAATTGAGGGATGGCGAAAAGGTGATCGTGGGTACAGGTCTGCCGCTATTAGCCTCTGTTCTTGCGAAAAAGACCCATGCACCAAATATGGTCGTCCTCTACGAATCAGGTGCCATTGATTGCAGACCTTTGAAAACCCCATTTTCAGTTGCCGATTCTGTCCTTGTTCCCGGTGCAGCTATGCAAGGGGGCTTAATGGATGCTCTAGGCATGGTGCATGCTGGTGAAGTCGATGTGGGATTCCTAGGAGGGGCACAGATCGATAAGTACGGCAACCTTAACACCCACGTTATAGGTGATTATCGATCACCCAGAGTCCGTTTCGCAGGTAGTGGTGGATCTAACGATATTGGAACGGGTTGCAAGCGGTCAATAATCATTATGCTGCACGAGAAGCAGCGGTTTCCAGAACGAGTCGATTTTATCACAACTCCGGGTTACTTCAACGGAGGTCGCGAAAGGGAGAGGTACGGATTACCCGGCGGCGGCCCTAGTGTTGTTATTTCTACTCTGGGGGTACTTCGATTCCATCCAGAAACAAGGGAAATGTACCTGGAGTCGTATCACCCAGGGGTAACTGTGGAGGAGATTAAGGCCGCAACCGGTTGGGACCTGAAGATTGCGGATGATGTGAAAGAAACTGAACATCCAGATGAAGAATTAATTCGCATCCTCCGTGAGGAATGTGATCCTACAGGAGTTTTTCTCAAAAAGTAA